One window from the genome of Magnolia sinica isolate HGM2019 chromosome 4, MsV1, whole genome shotgun sequence encodes:
- the LOC131243070 gene encoding protein indeterminate-domain 5, chloroplastic-like isoform X1 produces MATASSSSAPFFIMREEDQIKQQQSSTPTSSTAPIPNPPKKKRNLPGTPNPDAEVIALSPKTLMATNRFICEVCNKGFQREQNLQLHRRGHNLPWKLRQKSTKEVRRKVYLCPEPTCVHHDPSRALGDLTGIKKHFCRKHGEKKWKCDKCSKRYAVQSDWKAHSKTCGTREYRCDCGTLFSRRDSFITHRAFCDALAQESARLPTGLNTMGSHLYGNNNMGLGLSQVGSQISSLQDQNHPSTNILRLSGGSATQFDHLISASNPSLFRSTQQPAPSSAFFLPTSNQDFNEESQSHHDSLQSKSFHGLMQLPDLQNNTNSSSSAAAAANLFNLGFFSNSNSTSINNRNNANNNNNHLASTSLLVPDQFSNGNGGEATSLFSGNLMGNQMHSGVSSLYSTTMQNDSIIPQMSATALLQKAAQMGATTSGNNATLFRSFGSSSSISKPDTSPMSINFRSGFGSGGDGSLRAQLENETHLQDLMNSLTNGNPPVFGGGSGGVATFGGNCTSGDPEQETGYSNFNVGRIPMNQRHHNTNLCNMEEAKLHQNLATGIGGSDRLTRDFLGVGGMVRSMSGGISQREQHHGIDIGSLDSEMNSAAAANQSFRARNLQ; encoded by the exons ATGGCCACAGCTTCATCATCCTCGGCACCGTTCTTCATCATGAGAGAAGAAGATCAGATAAAACAGCAGCAGTCCTCCACCCCCACTTCATCAACAGCACCAATCCCAAACCCTCcaaagaagaaaaggaatctcCCAGGAACACCAA ATCCAGATGCAGAGGTGATTGCACTGTCCCCCAAGACCCTGATGGCCACCAACAGGTTCATATGTGAGGTGTGCAACAAGGGGTTCCAAAGGGAGCAAAACCTACAACTGCATAGGAGAGGCCACAACCTTCCATGGAAGCTGAGGCAGAAGTCTACAAAGGAGGTGAGGAGGAAGGTGTACCTCTGCCCTGAGCCCACATGTGTGCACCATGACCCCTCAAGGGCCCTTGGAGACCTCACTGGCATCAAGAAGCATTTCTGCAGGAAACATGGTGAGAAGAAATGGAAGTGTGACAAGTGCTCCAAAAGATATGCTGTGCAGTCTGATTGGAAGGCCCATTCAAAGACATGTGGTACAAGAGAATATAGATGCGATTGTGGAACCCTTTTCTCAAG GAGGGATAGCTTCATTACCCACAGGGCCTTTTGTGATGCATTGGCTCAAGAGAGTGCAAGGCTCCCAACTGGACTCAACACAATGGGAAGCCACTTATATGGAAATAACAACATGGGCTTAGGCCTATCCCAAGTGGGTTCTCAAATCTCCTCATTACAAGACCAAAACCACCCATCTACCAACATCTTGAGACTCAGTGGCGGCAGTGCAACACAATTTGATCACCTTATTTCTGCCTCCAATCCCTCATTATTCCGTTCAACACAACAGCCTGCACCTTCGTCTGCATTCTTTCTCCCGACTTCAAACCAGGATTTTAACGAAGAATCACAGTCCCACCATGACTCGTTGCAAAGCAAATCTTTCCATGGGCTAATGCAGCTACCTGATCTACAAAACAACACCAACAGCTCTTCTTCTGCCGCAGCAGCTGCGAATCTATTCAACCTAGGGTTCTTTTCCAACAGTAATAGCACCAGCATCAACAACCGCAATAATGCAAACAACAATAACAACCATCTAGCATCAACCTCCTTATTGGTTCCTGATCAATTTAGCAATGGAAATGGCGGTGAGGCGACCTCACTCTTTTCTGGTAATCTCATGGGCAATCAAATGCACTCAGGTGTATCTTCTCTCTACAGCACTACCATGCAAAATGACTCCATCATCCCTCAAATGTCTGCGACTGCCTTACTTCAGAAAGCTGCGCAAATGGGTGCGACAACAAGCGGAAACAATGCAACATTGTTTAGAAGCTTTGGCAGCTCCTCTAGCATTTCAAAACCAGATACCTCACCCATGTCTATTAATTTTCGCAGTGGTTTTGGTAGCGGTGGTGATGGGAGCTTGAGAGCACAGCTAGAAAATGAAACCCACCTCCAAGACCTTATGAATTCCTTGACGAATGGAAACCCTCCGGTTTTTGGAGGCGGGTCTGGAGGAGTTGCTACATTTGGGGGCAACTGCACTAGTGGCGACCCTGAACAGGAAACTGGATACAGCAACTTTAACGTTGGTAGAATCCCCATGAACCAACGTCACCACAATACGAATTTATGTAACATGGAGGAAGCAAAGCTGCATCAAAATCTAGCCACTGGCATTGGAGGATCGGATAGACTCACTAGAGACTTCCTAGGTGTCGGGGGAATGGTGAGAAGCATGAGCGGTGGGATCTCACAAAGAGAGCAACATCACGGCATCGACATTGGCTCTTTGGATTCAGAAATGAATTCTGCCGCAGCAGCAAATCAATCTTTCAGGGCTCGGAACTTGCAATGA
- the LOC131243070 gene encoding protein indeterminate-domain 5, chloroplastic-like isoform X2, which translates to MATNRFICEVCNKGFQREQNLQLHRRGHNLPWKLRQKSTKEVRRKVYLCPEPTCVHHDPSRALGDLTGIKKHFCRKHGEKKWKCDKCSKRYAVQSDWKAHSKTCGTREYRCDCGTLFSRRDSFITHRAFCDALAQESARLPTGLNTMGSHLYGNNNMGLGLSQVGSQISSLQDQNHPSTNILRLSGGSATQFDHLISASNPSLFRSTQQPAPSSAFFLPTSNQDFNEESQSHHDSLQSKSFHGLMQLPDLQNNTNSSSSAAAAANLFNLGFFSNSNSTSINNRNNANNNNNHLASTSLLVPDQFSNGNGGEATSLFSGNLMGNQMHSGVSSLYSTTMQNDSIIPQMSATALLQKAAQMGATTSGNNATLFRSFGSSSSISKPDTSPMSINFRSGFGSGGDGSLRAQLENETHLQDLMNSLTNGNPPVFGGGSGGVATFGGNCTSGDPEQETGYSNFNVGRIPMNQRHHNTNLCNMEEAKLHQNLATGIGGSDRLTRDFLGVGGMVRSMSGGISQREQHHGIDIGSLDSEMNSAAAANQSFRARNLQ; encoded by the exons ATGGCCACCAACAGGTTCATATGTGAGGTGTGCAACAAGGGGTTCCAAAGGGAGCAAAACCTACAACTGCATAGGAGAGGCCACAACCTTCCATGGAAGCTGAGGCAGAAGTCTACAAAGGAGGTGAGGAGGAAGGTGTACCTCTGCCCTGAGCCCACATGTGTGCACCATGACCCCTCAAGGGCCCTTGGAGACCTCACTGGCATCAAGAAGCATTTCTGCAGGAAACATGGTGAGAAGAAATGGAAGTGTGACAAGTGCTCCAAAAGATATGCTGTGCAGTCTGATTGGAAGGCCCATTCAAAGACATGTGGTACAAGAGAATATAGATGCGATTGTGGAACCCTTTTCTCAAG GAGGGATAGCTTCATTACCCACAGGGCCTTTTGTGATGCATTGGCTCAAGAGAGTGCAAGGCTCCCAACTGGACTCAACACAATGGGAAGCCACTTATATGGAAATAACAACATGGGCTTAGGCCTATCCCAAGTGGGTTCTCAAATCTCCTCATTACAAGACCAAAACCACCCATCTACCAACATCTTGAGACTCAGTGGCGGCAGTGCAACACAATTTGATCACCTTATTTCTGCCTCCAATCCCTCATTATTCCGTTCAACACAACAGCCTGCACCTTCGTCTGCATTCTTTCTCCCGACTTCAAACCAGGATTTTAACGAAGAATCACAGTCCCACCATGACTCGTTGCAAAGCAAATCTTTCCATGGGCTAATGCAGCTACCTGATCTACAAAACAACACCAACAGCTCTTCTTCTGCCGCAGCAGCTGCGAATCTATTCAACCTAGGGTTCTTTTCCAACAGTAATAGCACCAGCATCAACAACCGCAATAATGCAAACAACAATAACAACCATCTAGCATCAACCTCCTTATTGGTTCCTGATCAATTTAGCAATGGAAATGGCGGTGAGGCGACCTCACTCTTTTCTGGTAATCTCATGGGCAATCAAATGCACTCAGGTGTATCTTCTCTCTACAGCACTACCATGCAAAATGACTCCATCATCCCTCAAATGTCTGCGACTGCCTTACTTCAGAAAGCTGCGCAAATGGGTGCGACAACAAGCGGAAACAATGCAACATTGTTTAGAAGCTTTGGCAGCTCCTCTAGCATTTCAAAACCAGATACCTCACCCATGTCTATTAATTTTCGCAGTGGTTTTGGTAGCGGTGGTGATGGGAGCTTGAGAGCACAGCTAGAAAATGAAACCCACCTCCAAGACCTTATGAATTCCTTGACGAATGGAAACCCTCCGGTTTTTGGAGGCGGGTCTGGAGGAGTTGCTACATTTGGGGGCAACTGCACTAGTGGCGACCCTGAACAGGAAACTGGATACAGCAACTTTAACGTTGGTAGAATCCCCATGAACCAACGTCACCACAATACGAATTTATGTAACATGGAGGAAGCAAAGCTGCATCAAAATCTAGCCACTGGCATTGGAGGATCGGATAGACTCACTAGAGACTTCCTAGGTGTCGGGGGAATGGTGAGAAGCATGAGCGGTGGGATCTCACAAAGAGAGCAACATCACGGCATCGACATTGGCTCTTTGGATTCAGAAATGAATTCTGCCGCAGCAGCAAATCAATCTTTCAGGGCTCGGAACTTGCAATGA